A portion of the Toxoplasma gondii ME49 chromosome VIIb, whole genome shotgun sequence genome contains these proteins:
- a CDS encoding nuclear factor NF3 (encoded by transcript TGME49_260440~Product name based on PMID:21483487.), which translates to MFYGVVVKPGQTVTLSPEDGGEVLHLSQVCMPQPKDGGRTYVQVIQEGKTYSVCMLQKDKLEFTSLDLFLSTRQGITIKTEGGKNEVHLTGYFEPDAEGLDSDEDEEESESDMEENVMHHARKHIPTKGGKIEDLDGNDEEEEDEDEDEDDDDEDDDEDDAEMKALTAGDDDEDDEDENEEGSDDDDEDMENGIGEDSEDEDDEEDEEEEASPQNKKASVGDKKRKAVEVAQASNKKAKPSAAPSKGAPQKGDAAAYKSALVDFLKKNGKTPLATLGQKVKKPAGVSEKMAQFLKANASTFDVSNGVCSLK; encoded by the exons ATGTTCTACG GTGTCGTTGTCAAGCCTGGCCAGACCGTCACTCTCTCCCCTGAAGATGGCGGCGAGGTTCTTCACTTGTCTCAG GTTTGCATGCCCCAGCCCAAGGATGGGGGCCGCACCTACGTCCAGGTGATCCAAGAGGGCAAGACCTACtctgtctgcatgcttcAGAAAGACAAGCTGGAGTTCACCAGCCTGgaccttttcctctccactcgtCAGGGCATCACCATCAAGACTGAGGGTGGGAAGAACGAG GTCCACTTGACCGGCTACTTCGAGCCTGACGCCGAGGGActcgacagcgacgaagacgaggaggaatCGGAATCCGACATGGAAGAGAACGTCATGCACCACGCCAGAAAGCACATCCCTACC aagggaggaaagatCGAAGATTTGGATGGCAatgacgaggaggaggaggacgaggatgAAGATGAGGATGATGACGACGAGGATGACGATGAGG ATGACGCCGAGATGAAGGCCCTCACCGCCGGCGATGACGATGAGGACGACGAGGATGAGAACGAGGAGGGCAGTGATGACGATGATGAG GACATGGAGAACGGAATCGGTGAAGACTCCGAGGatgaggacgacgaagaagacgaggaggaagaggcgtcTCCTCAAAACAAGAAGGCCAGCGTGGGGGACAAGAAGCGCAAGGCTGTCGAAGTCGCTCAGGCCTCCAACAAGAAGG CCAAGCCGTCTGCTGCTCCTAGCAAGGGCGCTCCCCAGAAGGGCGACGCTGCCGCGTACAAAAGTGCATTGGTAGATTTCTTGAAGAAGAACGGGAAGACCCCGTTGGCAACTCTCGGccagaaggtgaagaagccCGCAGGTGTTAGCGAGAAGATGGCTCAGTTCCTCAAGGCGAACGCGTCGACGTTCGATGTTTCGAACGGCGTGTGCTCGCTGAAATGA